From Amyelois transitella isolate CPQ chromosome 2, ilAmyTran1.1, whole genome shotgun sequence:
taaaataaaggtagGGCGAGCATTGGTCAGAGCTTAAGTAGTTGGGCCAGTGCATTGATCAGTGCTAATGCAGCTGAGAAGTTAATACTTTTAGTTGGTTACAATGCATTCAACATTTAAGTTTAGATTGTTAATTTCAAAACATTAGGAGATTAAAAGGTaaaacttatttgtttttatttacttatttatttcaatttggtagaaaaataattctactttggtagaaaaataattatatcataagTCATTCAGAGGAAAAGCCTAAGAAAGAACTTACTTGCTTTtgaatataggtaagtatatgtTTATGAACAGAAGCACCCCTTGTACACCTACTTACcaaatgaacaaaaattttaacttactaTCATTCTTGACAGATACATATTGAGGCCTGGCGGATCATAATTTGCTCCTATCACAGAGATCCCAGGATATTTCTGTTGTATAATGCCCGCATAATCCTCAAAAACTTTTCTATATCCACAAGAGTAACTGAAAAAGATAAATCTGacagtcaataaaaatatttgtaggtaATGATCTGATAACACCAAATTACTcaccaataataaatattcatgatGTGTCCTACCCCTTGTCCAATCTTTGTAATACTTTCTGCATCATTTTCATTAGCTCgaacataattattatcagcAGATAATATGAAACAAGTAATGAAAATTGCACTAATGCTTAGAGACAGTCCAAAATTAGCGGAATATGACATCATGAATTCAGTAAAAGATATATCACTCAATATtgccaattattatttttacttgtcTATAAACactaatataattaatctgcaaaaaattatacattaaaatattcacgAAATTACTGTGACAAATTGATAAAATGCAATTGAGAAATGAGATTAGACAACAAGCAGGTAGCGTGACTTCAAAGttgatcaaatcaaatctaggaatgtgaaaaaaaaaatcgattatggaaaaaatcgattaaaaatcgatttttttaaagtaaaaatcgatttttatacttgattttttaaaaattaataatcgattaaaaatcgatttttataatcatccaataaatgcactccgaaattatgtttttgtcttctggctttgagcccggaacgcgaactgccaaagaatactatcatagctccataatattacattaacgccatctgtgcattctttctgtgctcttaaaacagtttagatgattaatttaatcaaacattctctagatggaattagtcgatgaacagtattttaccgacattcggttgatattttattcattattcgttgctgaaacttcatttttcaaacttgattgttataaactttaatttgtgttgattatacaggctgacatttaaaacaactgcatccttttaaacatagactatacccatgcttctgagccgtttgagcctatttttatttaaattaaacttcatcattttcacatttaaaaaaccctcaaaaactacgtcacacgctttattaagactaatactacaaaaataatttaaaactaaacatgtaaataaatgtctgaaaaataaattatttttctagtatcaagatcaagtaaagtacagagttgtcgagatcgctcagctgaatgcaTTGTGTcattgacctctgaatcttacgcgtcgcttttccgccggccggggtgatattacgtatttaggatcgtggattttgatacttttttttttcgtactttctgaaatataaaccgatatttttttctttttacgtttttaaatatcctttagatgagtacacttaacagttaaatttatgcagtagaattaaatgtcaccctgtataagaacttactgattctgttgtttatttttaatgaataaatctattgatataatgtatatggcgtttattttgacataaattgaaaaatttggaaaaaatctatcaatataataaaatcgattattttcttaagaaaaatcgattatttgttaatcgatttttcatacttaaaaaataaatcgattatataaaaatcgattttttatcagcaatgtcacatccctaaTCAAATCCAAGCAAAGAccacaaactaaatagagaTATGTCAAAGACCCCTATTACACCATTCGTTATTCAGCACGCAATATCATGACTGTCTGAGAGTCTAACTAGACTGCACGCTATTACACTAGTCTACAAAACGGAGGCTTGCTCAGTCGCAcgacattaattattaatatctgTGGTCGCACGCAATTTGCCGACGTATGCGGTTGTATGACACCTATTCTATACTTTCGAAGCCCCAAAAACTGTCGTAGCACCCGTAGCACTTGCTGAGTGTGACTAATATGAATAGTGTTGAAACCATCCGAGTTATGACACCACCTTCGAGTAAGAGATGATGAACtcgattttatctttttatacaattttcaaaagGAAGATAACCTATATATAGAAACTGTTAATCCCTGCAATctcatttcttaatttattgtatgtgTCAGCAcgttagaataggaccactctttctctTTCCCTCGGATGGCATAAGAGAGGACTAAGGGCGAggctttataaacttgggattcttttaggcgataggctatcattattggaatctcaattctatcattcagccataTACCTAGTTACCTAccagttggctctgtttaccgcgtgagggataaagacgtgatgatataaaCGCAAGTGTGTGTGATGATGATTTTTtgctataattaataaatatggcATCTCTCGATATAAATCAAGGACGCATAAAATTATCTCCTTTTTTGGAGCACgccattttcaatatttataaactttcgcattgcatgcatacattaataaaagcATGTTTTCTTGACAACACGTGCGTAGCGCATGGATACATCCAATCCTTACAGACGCCGGCGTAGACCATGGATGACTGAACGGTGTAACTCTTATTACACTATTCGTTTTAAAACTAAGACAGTTTTAATATCTGATAGTTAAATAGACACATTAGGGAGTCTTAATGTCGAAGACtctaaaagcgactaaagacTTTGTTAGCATagatcataaaatattagacTAATGTctagtgatacatacatatagtcacatcatAGTCCCAAGgttgtaagcctaacccttagtcgtcttttacgatatccatgggaaagagatggagtggtcctattcttttttttattagcgccgggaaccacactgtgTCTAGAGGTGTTCGTTATATTAAGGAGCAGATACTTatattactaatattaattttcataaatatgttcaaatatattcaaataaaaatgactaataaattagtataaaaaaaatattagtgctttaaaacaatattatctagTAGCACACATCATCCATAACGCAACGAACGAAATTTTAACATGGCAGTTTGAACTAATATATTAGCGCTTAATAAACATTAGGTTATAAACATTCACAAAACACGTAGGCAAAATATAGCCGCTGTGAATACCCTTCCTAATGTCAAATTACACCACTGACGTGCATACATACAAGTTGGCTGAATGGACCGGGTAGTATAGAAATATCGTAGAAAATACTGAAGAAGCACCCATGTtcacaaactaaatagagaTACTATGTAGTCTTGTCAATGTCAAACCAGAATGACAATAAACAATAtctgtttgtaaaaaaaaaataggtatactAGCATGAGTCGTACGGACGTGTAAAACTAATCGCATACCAGGCCGCTTGGTACGAGGTCGAGTAAATACCAGTGTAGAAAATACTTGCAATTCTGTCAAACAGAAAACCGACAATATGCCGCAATAAAGTACAAAAAAGCGTAAACGAACAAAAGGGCCCGCGTCcgagtaaatttttttgcaaGTATTTAATGGTCAATATATAATCCCTCTAGTTATGGAAACAAAGCTTACAATGGGCTTGCCGAAAAAATTGGTCAAGGTTTAAGAGTTGCACTTACTTGATCGACTATGATCCATAACATGCTGGTAATAGGTACATatctattttctattaaattttgatgagGGTTCTAAGCGTATTGGCAATTTGGCAGTGCAAGCACGAGGCACGTCGCGTGCGTTCGATTTGAAGTATTTCGGACTGAAATCTGGTATACGTACTTGAAATGAGATTCTGGTTTTAAATCGTGGTCGGTAAATACGTACCACGGTACCACCTCTAAATAGACAGCAAGATGACATGACATGACAGCAAGCTAGCTGCAAAATTGATGTTGAGTAGGTACAACATCAATAAATAGTTTGATTAGTTTTAGTTACTATAAGCGGTACATTTAACTTGTCCACTGCATGCAGCACTTATTATCTTGTATTCATTGTTGgccttattaaaattaagtattattgAGTCTATAGTACCTGTGTTAAAATTTCCCGTGCCGTGCAGCTGCTACAAGTCTGCAAAATCATCGCACGTCGTCGGTTTGCATCTTTGTTGATGTTTTTTGTTGTGTTATGGATTTAtgatatttacttaatatcattaatattatGGATGTCAGATCGTTCAAtgaacttattataaatgatGAATACGCGATCGCAGAACTTGTTCCCGACCACGTTTTGGAgagtattttttcatatttaagcCTTAAAGACCTTTTGAATTGTTCGCTGGTTTGCAAAAGTTGGTATAGAATTTTAAATGACGAGAACAATGATGTTTGGAGATTACAATGTTATAAAAGATTAGCTACAGAAGTGATGAAATCAGATTTACTTTCCACTATTACCACTTACAAAGCAAAGTTGAGAGCATACTTTCATTCCTGGAATCCACATGATTGTTCAAGAAATATCTATGTCAAACCAAATGGATTTACATTACACAGGTGCGATATAAGTTTACaataactgaaataaaatgtatttagacATAACATGggattagaaaaagaaaatgatttgTTCTAGGAATCCAGTGGCACAGAGTACTGATGCATGTAGAGGCAAAATTGGGTTTCATTATGGAAGGCATGCATGGGAGGTGATATGGGAGGGGCCTTTGGGAACAGTTGCTGTAGTTGGAATATCTACTAAAGATGCACCCCTACAATGCCATGGATATGTTGGTTTGTTGGGTTCTGATGAACAAAGCTGGGGGTGGAATTTGGTGGATAACCATTTACTTCATAATGGGGACACACAAGGCCATTACccacttttaaataattgccCCAAATATcaggtaataataaatttatcctaTCACATTGGATTTTACCTGTGAAAA
This genomic window contains:
- the LOC106137555 gene encoding F-box/SPRY domain-containing protein 1, translated to MDVRSFNELIINDEYAIAELVPDHVLESIFSYLSLKDLLNCSLVCKSWYRILNDENNDVWRLQCYKRLATEVMKSDLLSTITTYKAKLRAYFHSWNPHDCSRNIYVKPNGFTLHRNPVAQSTDACRGKIGFHYGRHAWEVIWEGPLGTVAVVGISTKDAPLQCHGYVGLLGSDEQSWGWNLVDNHLLHNGDTQGHYPLLNNCPKYQVGERIRVILDCEDNTLSFERNYEFLGVAFKGLPNKKLFPTVSAVYGNTEVSMIYLGPPTDG